CTTTACTGGAGATTCAATCAGAATTAGAAATTCATACTTCTACTTATCTCCTAAGATTAGCTCGTTCAATCGCTGAACTTAAAAAGATATGAAAAAGGCCCATAAAGGGCCTTATTGTTATTCTATTATTGGCTTGAATAATTTTAGCCAAGCATTCAGAGTCTTTGATCTTCTACGTGCTGTATTTGCATTTAGAGTGGGGACGCAATCTTGAAGGAAATCAAAGCCACTTCCATCAGGAATATCTGACAGAGTCTTTCCAGATGCCCAGCTTATCCATGTCCAACCACAATCACTACTCTGGAACCTCATAGCAGCAGATTTTAATCTTTGATTATCATCTAATTTTCCAAACTGCATACCAGCCGAAGTAGCCTGATTAGATCTATCTAAATAACCTAACATACGAGCAGCATGAAGGTAATAAGCAACTTGCCTTGGTGTAATACCTAAAGTGAATTCATTAACTTCTTGATATTCTGACTTAGCTATCACTACATCAAATACACGTTTAAGATCATCAGCTTGCGGGACTCTTAAACTAGATAAATATGTTAGCTCACTAGTCTTCAGTTCAGTTAATATTCGCTCAGCAGCCGATTTGGATAACTGGTGTGGGGAACTCCCATCTATAAGTGGAGTTAACTTAAAATCATATGAAGAATCAACAACTAATGACAAAAATTCTTTAACTACATCAACATCAATTTTCATTTCTATTAATGTTGAATGTATATCTTCTGAACGAGTTAAAATACCAAAGAAATCATCAATAACAGGTGACACCTTTTCATAGTGATTTGACTCTAGCCGAACGATGAAAGAACCAGGTCGAGCATCAACTGGTACTAATCTGTCAGATATATTAATTGTTCTTACAAACTCATCATATAAAGAAGACCATCCATCAAGAATCTTTGAAATTGAATCTAACTTAACTATGCCACGTCGACCAGACTTTGAGATATGAATCTCATGATTAGTAACAGCAGGAACGGTTTCTTCGACTGAAGTGAATTCACATTCAATTCTATAATCTATTGGAGGTAGCTCCTCTTCCGTCAATTCTTCTGCTGTTAAGAGTGCTAATTCTTCTTGCTCACCATCAAAAGAGGTGTAAATCTTAAAAATAGAGTTTTCTTCCGGATATAAGAATGCATCACGAAGTGAACGAGTGGCACTTTCAAGCTTTTCAAGGCGACCATAAGACATTGGGACATATAACCAAGTGTCACCTTCTTCAAGCTCATCTATCCAATAAATTAAGTAATAGAGTCCTAACGCATTGACTGCGCTAAAAAGTTTAGGACCATCATACTCTTCGTAGATTTTATGGAACTCAAGTGTTCCTAACCTGCTGTTTTGTGCTAATGGATACATTTCATTATTCTTCTATACACTCAAATCGTTCGTGTGGAAGAGCTTCTTTTTTAAACCAAACTGTAA
This Vibrio gallaecicus DNA region includes the following protein-coding sequences:
- a CDS encoding DUF6575 domain-containing protein; the protein is MYPLAQNSRLGTLEFHKIYEEYDGPKLFSAVNALGLYYLIYWIDELEEGDTWLYVPMSYGRLEKLESATRSLRDAFLYPEENSIFKIYTSFDGEQEELALLTAEELTEEELPPIDYRIECEFTSVEETVPAVTNHEIHISKSGRRGIVKLDSISKILDGWSSLYDEFVRTINISDRLVPVDARPGSFIVRLESNHYEKVSPVIDDFFGILTRSEDIHSTLIEMKIDVDVVKEFLSLVVDSSYDFKLTPLIDGSSPHQLSKSAAERILTELKTSELTYLSSLRVPQADDLKRVFDVVIAKSEYQEVNEFTLGITPRQVAYYLHAARMLGYLDRSNQATSAGMQFGKLDDNQRLKSAAMRFQSSDCGWTWISWASGKTLSDIPDGSGFDFLQDCVPTLNANTARRRSKTLNAWLKLFKPIIE